TTGGGAGTCGTTCTAGTTGACCTGAGGATTTTGACCGTAAAGGAAGAAGGGGGGGAGATTTCCTCAGTTCAAACGTTCTAGAGGCTCTAACTTCTTAGCGCTGGGCGATGTTATTTGTAGGGAAAAGTTTTTAAAGTTTCACCCAGAATTTACAGATCAATAAATCTAAAGAAAGAGTCAGTAAGTTACGTAACTTGATTTTTTTAATTCCAGAAGTTTAAAGAGAATTAGGCTGCTGAGGAACGCGAATTATGCGGACAAAGCGGAGGGGAGGTTTCGCCTATTAGTAGGCCGATCCGCTGTACTCCGCCGTATTCGCGTTCTTCGGCAGTCTCCTGCTTTTTCCATCCGCCACTTTTCACCCTGACGCCATCCACCCGACAAAAAAATATCTCCGCAATGACCCTGAGCAAATACTTGGTATAATACCTTTCAGCGAAAAATAACGAGGGAAAACCAATGTCAAAAATCAGGGTATTGCCGGATTCACTGGCAAACAAAATCGCTGCCGGAGAGGTCGTTGAACGCCCTGCATCGGTGGTCAAAGAGTTGCTGGAAAATGCGCTTGATGCCGGGGCGACGAAAATCAACATCGAAATTGAAACCGGCGGCAAACGCTTGATTCGCATCATTGACGATGGCGAAGGGATGACTCGCGATGATGCCATCATTGCTTTTGAACGCCATGCGACCTCGAAATTACGCACCGCCGAAGATTTGGAATCGATTGTTACTTTGGGCTTTCGCGGCGAGGCACTGCCTTCGATTGCCGCCGTCTCGAAACTTTTTTTACGCACCAAAACTGCAAATGAATTGGAAGGCACCGAAGTCGAATTTAACGGCGGCAAACTCATCAACGTTCGCGACATTGCCTGGCATCGCGGTACGGAAATCGAAGTCAAAGAGTTATTTTTCAATATGCCTGCGCGGCGCAAATTTCTAAAAAGCGATGCCACCGAAAGTTTTCACATCACCAACCTGGTTCAACATTATGCGTTATCCAATCCGCAGATTGGTTTTTTACTGGTCAATAACGGACGCGATGCGATTCGCGTCAGCAGCACGCCAAATTTTAAAGACCGCGCCTATCAAATTTTAGGCAGCAGTTTGCTTACCAAGTTGCTTGAAGTGAATCAGGAGCGCGATGGCTTGAAAATAACCGGATATGTTTCAAACCCGCAGGAACAGCGTTCATCACGTGATGCGCAATACCTGTTTATCAATCATCGTTTCGTCAAAGATCAACTCGTCGGGCGAGCCTTAACCGAAGCTTATCGCTCGATGATGCCATCGGGAACCTATCCGGCAGCCGTGTTATTTATCGAAGTGCCGCCGACCGAAGTTGATGTCAACGTTCATCCGGCAAAAACCGAAGTACGGTTTTTACACGAATCCATCATCTTCGCATTCGTTCGCGATGCTATCGCGCAGGCGATTAAAGCCACCGAACCGACAACGCGATTCCCGAATACTTTCTCAATACCGCGATCTGAGGAACGCCTGAAAACCGATGCCCCGCGCTGGCAAACCCCTGTTCAAACCTGGGAACAAAAAATTCTCAGCACCCCGACCGAAAATGCGCCGTTCTCTAACAACCTGCCAAAGGAACGGGTAGAGGTTGCGGTTGATGTTCAGAGCGAAAAAATCAGGTCATCGGAGGGTGATAATTTTCAAGCACTACCCGATGTCGTTAATCACTTTGAGAGCGGTAAACTTCCTGAAGAAGCTGATAGTTTTGATTCGGCGAAAAACTTTTCTGATAAATTAAGAATCGCTTCGACGGTTGAAGAAAGCCCTGACTTTTCAATTCAAAAACCCATTAAAGCGCCTCAAGCTGATGAGGATCAGGTGAGCGTTAATTTAGTCATAGATGAAACGCTCTATCGACCGCCACAGATAGATACTCAACCAGTTGTTGAATCTGAGGTCACGGTTTCGGACAGCGAACCAATCGTTGAAACAGCCGCGCAAAATATGGGGCACGGCATCAAACCGATGGGGCAAATTCGCGACAGCTACATTATTGCAACCGATGACGAAGGCTTATTGCTTTTCGATCAACACGTCGTTCATGAAAGAATTTTATTTGAACAAATCCGCGATAATAAATTATCCCGGCTTGGCGATGTGCAACCGTTTTTAATTCCCGAAACCCTGGATTTGACCCCTTCTGAAGCCGAGGCTTTTCAGGTGGTTCAGGAAGAGTTGGAGCAGGCAGGGATTGAAACCATGCAGCTATCGGGAAGAACCATCGCCATCAAGACCGCCCCGGCGGGTATCAATGCGAAGGATGTGGTGGCATTGGTTCAACAATTACTCACCGCCGTCGAACGTGAACGCCGGAGCTTTACCATTGAAACAGTTCGCGATGAAATTGCCGCATCGCTTGCCTGTAAAGCCGCCATTAAAGTCAATATGCCGCTCACTACAGAAAAGATGGAATGGTTGATTGATGAATTGATGAAGACGCAAAACCCGATGACCTGTCCGCACGGAAGACCAATCTTTATGCGTTTCAGTTTGCGAGACATTGAACGAGGGTTTAAGCGTCCGGTTTAGCGCCGTTTGTAAAATCAACGATATTGTGAGTGGCTGATGAATTGCGCATGCGCGGTCAAAGACCGCTGCTTCAACTGCAATCCTCACCCGCTGAAAGAATCAAAGTTTCATAACAACTTGAGCAACGATCCGAATTCAGGCTTGCCGGTATTTCTGATTGACTTCATCACAGCGATGGCAAATTACCCGTCGTTTCCCATTTATTCGATAAACCGCAGTAGGATCAATCAATCGCCCTTGGCATAAATAACACCGATATTTCCGCCACCTTTTCCAGTAAACAACCAGCGAAACCAATAAACACGGAATGAGTATCAAAAGCCATTTGGCATTTAGAATAAATGAAACTTTCACAGAATCGTCATCCTTCATCTATGCCGCCGGAACTGCCGTACTTTTTCGCATGATAAATTTTCATTTTTTTGAAGCCATTGGATAAATCAATGACATTGCCTTCACCGGGATTTGAGATGCCATCGAGGTCGCCGAATAAATAAACTTTGCCGCCTTCGCACCATAAAGGCATGCTGCTCGCGTAATTCAGCTTTCCTAAAAATCTATGTCGCTGATTAAAAAACATGATGTAGTTGACGCCGTGTGGCGCGCTCATCCCCTTTAAAACCGAACGCATATTGACCACAAAAATTTTTCCCTCTGTAGTTTTTAGAGCGCCGAGATAGGCGAAATGGGTGAGTAATACATCTTTATCATCGGGAAAGGTTTTATCAGCTTTTTTAGCCGATGCGAGCAGCGATTCTCTAATATCTAAACCGGCTTTTTTGACCTGACTGAAACTGATGTTGGGAAAAATGCACAAGGTGAAGAGTAACAATAATATTTGCGGAGTCGGGTTTTTCATAACAATCTGATTTTTCAAAGTGATTCCTGTTGGTTTCAGCAGTTTTATATGATGGACAGGTAAATCCGTCAAGTTACAAGGCAATTGAGTCAGCAGGGTAGCGATTGAATGAAAATTTCGATGCTCAAAAATGCCTGACATAGGTGAAGACGCAATAAGGATTGGGTTATAATCACGACTCTTTATGTCAGCCAATCTGCGAATCCGCAATAAAAAAACCGGTCAACAATTTGAATATCCGCTTTCCGCCCCGGAAGTGCGCATCGGGCGAGCGATTGAATTCAATCAAATAGTTTTAAATGATGAAAAGGTTTCACGCTGGCACGCTTCGATTCGCCGGGTCGGTGGCAACTTCATTCTCAACGACCTCAACAGTGCCAACGGGACATTGATTAATGGCAAACGCATAACCGAACTGCCGCTCAAGGATAACGACACGATTACCATCGGCACATATGAACTGTTTTTCGCGCAAGACCTCACGGCTTCAATGACCATTCATTACGAGGAAAACCCGCAAAGCCATACCATTTTTTTGCGCGCCCCATCGGATATTTTATCCGCCCTGGCGAAACAACCCACTTCGCCGATATCGCAATTTAGCACCATTGATGATTTGTTAAAGGAGATTGAACTTCTTAAACGCAAAGGTGAAACGCTATCGCACATTTATCATTTGAATCGCCTGCTCAATTCGGTCTTTTCGCTTGACGATATTTTTAACAAACTGAGCGAAATGATTTTCAGTCTGACTCCGGCGGATCGCTTTTTCGTGTTGATAAAAGATGCGGATAGTGGCGAATTTTCGCCGAGTTTTGCCAATTTTAAAAACCGCGAAACCAAAGGCGGTAATGAAAACCTCTACATCAGCAAAACCGTTCTGGAGCAGGTGTTGTCGGAAAAAATCTCTTTTCTATCGACCGACGCGCAAACCGATACCCGTTTGGCACAGACGCAATCACTCGTCGCGTTTAATATCCATTCGATTATCTGTGCGCCGCTACTCAGTCAAAGCAACCTTCTTGGGGTGATTTATATTGATTGCAACAACCCTTTGAAAATTCTCGGTGAAGATGAACTGGAATTATTAAACGCGCTGGCAGCTACGGCTTCGATGGCGATTGATAATGCCGCATCGCATGAAAGGTTATTGAAAGAAACTCTGGCGCGCGCCGCTTATAGCCGGTTTATGCCTGAGCATGTGGTCAATGAAATCCTAGCGAGTCCCGATGCTTTCAGCCTTGGCGGTAAAAATCAAATTGCTACCATTCTGTTTTCCGATATTCGCGGCTTTACCACCATGTCGGAGAATCTGCCACCTGAATCCCTGATTAAAATGCTCAATCAATATTTTTCAGCAATGACGCCAATTGTCTTTCGCCATCAAGGGTTACTCGATAAATACATCGGTGATGGCATTATGGCGCTTTTCGGGGTTCCCTATGAATTGGAAAACTCTGCCATCAGCGCAGTCCAAACGGCAATCGAAATGCAACAGGCGATGCGAGGATTGAATGAGGAATTCCGGCAATCGGGCTTTCCACCAATTGCCATTGGCATCGGCATCAATACCGGAAAAGTGACGGTTGGCTATACAGGCTCGGAACAACGCGCCGATTATACGGCTATCGGTGACGCGGTGAATTTAAGCGCCCGCCTTGAAAAAGAAGCAAAACCCAACCAGATTATCGTCAGCCATTCGACGCTGTTGGCATTGGCAAATAAATTTGCCTCTCGTGAAATCGGTGAAAAATCTGTGAAAGGGAAAAAGCAACAGGTTCGGGTGTATGAAATTTTATGGCAATAATTAAACGATGAAACCAAATGCGAATGTGAAAAATTAAAGTC
This genomic stretch from Acidobacteriota bacterium harbors:
- the mutL gene encoding DNA mismatch repair endonuclease MutL, giving the protein MSKIRVLPDSLANKIAAGEVVERPASVVKELLENALDAGATKINIEIETGGKRLIRIIDDGEGMTRDDAIIAFERHATSKLRTAEDLESIVTLGFRGEALPSIAAVSKLFLRTKTANELEGTEVEFNGGKLINVRDIAWHRGTEIEVKELFFNMPARRKFLKSDATESFHITNLVQHYALSNPQIGFLLVNNGRDAIRVSSTPNFKDRAYQILGSSLLTKLLEVNQERDGLKITGYVSNPQEQRSSRDAQYLFINHRFVKDQLVGRALTEAYRSMMPSGTYPAAVLFIEVPPTEVDVNVHPAKTEVRFLHESIIFAFVRDAIAQAIKATEPTTRFPNTFSIPRSEERLKTDAPRWQTPVQTWEQKILSTPTENAPFSNNLPKERVEVAVDVQSEKIRSSEGDNFQALPDVVNHFESGKLPEEADSFDSAKNFSDKLRIASTVEESPDFSIQKPIKAPQADEDQVSVNLVIDETLYRPPQIDTQPVVESEVTVSDSEPIVETAAQNMGHGIKPMGQIRDSYIIATDDEGLLLFDQHVVHERILFEQIRDNKLSRLGDVQPFLIPETLDLTPSEAEAFQVVQEELEQAGIETMQLSGRTIAIKTAPAGINAKDVVALVQQLLTAVERERRSFTIETVRDEIAASLACKAAIKVNMPLTTEKMEWLIDELMKTQNPMTCPHGRPIFMRFSLRDIERGFKRPV
- a CDS encoding adenylate/guanylate cyclase domain-containing protein, whose product is MSANLRIRNKKTGQQFEYPLSAPEVRIGRAIEFNQIVLNDEKVSRWHASIRRVGGNFILNDLNSANGTLINGKRITELPLKDNDTITIGTYELFFAQDLTASMTIHYEENPQSHTIFLRAPSDILSALAKQPTSPISQFSTIDDLLKEIELLKRKGETLSHIYHLNRLLNSVFSLDDIFNKLSEMIFSLTPADRFFVLIKDADSGEFSPSFANFKNRETKGGNENLYISKTVLEQVLSEKISFLSTDAQTDTRLAQTQSLVAFNIHSIICAPLLSQSNLLGVIYIDCNNPLKILGEDELELLNALAATASMAIDNAASHERLLKETLARAAYSRFMPEHVVNEILASPDAFSLGGKNQIATILFSDIRGFTTMSENLPPESLIKMLNQYFSAMTPIVFRHQGLLDKYIGDGIMALFGVPYELENSAISAVQTAIEMQQAMRGLNEEFRQSGFPPIAIGIGINTGKVTVGYTGSEQRADYTAIGDAVNLSARLEKEAKPNQIIVSHSTLLALANKFASREIGEKSVKGKKQQVRVYEILWQ